In a genomic window of Methanorbis rubei:
- the aroE gene encoding shikimate dehydrogenase, with product MTRICAVIAAASADVAKTMAANAVAKGAEALEFRLDALANIPEDLSFVSGEKFSIVTFRSEKDAERKDIFSRALACGASYVDIESDSVLRNEFPRDRVICSYHDFEKTPATFEILKIFKDLEDSGIPKAAFMVQGPADLLEIWKASLVLRQTERPFILIGMGAAGEVTRIRAAEIGSMLTYCAVTPELASAPGQITVDDAVRLGKSPVVTAITGWPLTHTRSPKMHNAAFHDAGIKGRYVKIPSSTDELPLIPEVIRCYSIAGMNVTIPHKQAVIPLLAEVSKTARGAGAVNTICNRNGKLSGTNTDIAGIAATVTGLGIVPRNAKILIIGAGGAARGAAAYLSSAGAEIHITNRTEAKAKELAEEFGGAVVPAADLAPTYDLIINATPAGMSGFADTLPVPTSVLSSKTAVFDMVYEPENTPLLAAACALGVRKTAGGKQMLIEQAKASFALWTGVIPNTAVMTAAFEEQT from the coding sequence ATGACCCGTATTTGTGCTGTAATCGCTGCCGCATCAGCTGATGTAGCAAAAACCATGGCAGCAAACGCAGTAGCCAAAGGTGCTGAGGCACTGGAGTTCAGGCTTGACGCCCTTGCCAACATCCCTGAAGATCTTTCGTTTGTCTCCGGCGAAAAATTTTCAATTGTAACGTTCCGGTCCGAGAAGGATGCGGAGCGAAAGGATATTTTTTCCCGCGCTCTTGCATGCGGTGCAAGCTATGTGGACATCGAGTCAGACTCGGTCCTGCGAAACGAGTTTCCAAGAGATCGTGTGATCTGTTCATATCATGATTTCGAAAAAACACCTGCGACCTTTGAAATTCTGAAGATCTTCAAAGACCTTGAAGACTCAGGCATCCCCAAAGCCGCGTTCATGGTGCAGGGGCCCGCCGACCTTCTTGAGATCTGGAAGGCGTCTCTTGTCCTCAGACAAACCGAAAGGCCGTTCATCCTCATCGGAATGGGTGCCGCAGGCGAGGTAACCCGTATCCGTGCAGCAGAAATCGGATCCATGCTGACCTACTGCGCAGTAACACCGGAGCTCGCCTCAGCCCCGGGACAGATAACTGTCGATGACGCGGTCCGGCTCGGCAAAAGTCCGGTCGTAACCGCAATCACCGGCTGGCCGCTCACCCACACCCGCTCGCCAAAGATGCACAACGCCGCATTCCATGATGCAGGAATCAAAGGAAGATATGTAAAAATTCCGTCGAGCACGGACGAACTCCCCCTGATTCCAGAAGTCATCCGCTGCTACAGCATCGCAGGCATGAATGTGACCATTCCCCATAAACAGGCGGTCATACCACTCCTCGCAGAGGTGTCGAAAACCGCCCGAGGCGCCGGAGCGGTTAACACAATCTGCAACAGAAACGGAAAACTCAGCGGCACTAACACCGACATCGCAGGAATCGCAGCAACCGTTACCGGCCTCGGCATCGTGCCGAGAAATGCGAAAATTCTCATCATCGGTGCGGGCGGCGCCGCCCGGGGGGCAGCAGCCTATCTCAGCTCAGCCGGCGCAGAGATACATATCACCAACCGCACCGAAGCAAAAGCCAAGGAGCTGGCTGAAGAGTTCGGCGGAGCAGTGGTTCCCGCAGCAGACCTCGCGCCAACGTACGATCTCATCATCAACGCAACGCCTGCCGGTATGAGCGGATTTGCTGACACCCTGCCGGTGCCAACATCTGTCCTCTCTTCGAAAACAGCCGTGTTTGACATGGTGTATGAGCCGGAGAACACGCCTCTGCTTGCAGCAGCGTGTGCCCTTGGCGTGCGTAAAACCGCTGGCGGAAAACAGATGCTCATCGAACAGGCAAAAGCCTCCTTTGCCCTCTGGACCGGTGTCATTCCGAACACCGCTGTCATGACAGCAGCTTTTGAGGAGCAAACATGA
- a CDS encoding 3-dehydroquinate synthase II, protein MSVTLPPVLIRADRAQEYSDRKTIVAAALEAGYTNIILKEEDTALTQLGRYAAITSDGKYLSVAGQRIGADLTLKGAEDMEEAYSIKDTLPYLIITPSDWKVIPLENLISRFQNSATSVYISVKTPDEAKLAFETMEVGADGVVITPDHPADIAGFSRTLGSEFPDVNLQTAVVTKIEPLSLGDRVCIDTCSLLAPGEGMLIGSQSSCLFLVCSESFESEYVNARPFRVNAGAVHSYLLCPDKTTRYLSEIAAGSSVLARKPDGTLRSVSVGRVKIEVRPMLLIEAEADGKTYSVVLQNAETIRLGTPSGAVSVSALMLGDEVMVRLESGGRHFGHAMAETICEK, encoded by the coding sequence ATGTCAGTAACCCTCCCTCCGGTTCTCATCCGTGCCGACCGTGCACAAGAGTACAGCGACCGAAAAACAATCGTCGCCGCAGCGCTCGAAGCAGGCTACACCAATATCATACTCAAGGAAGAAGACACCGCCCTCACCCAGCTTGGCAGATATGCTGCAATCACCTCCGACGGAAAATATCTGTCAGTTGCGGGCCAGCGGATCGGCGCAGACCTCACCCTCAAAGGGGCCGAGGACATGGAGGAAGCATACAGCATCAAAGACACCCTTCCCTATCTGATAATAACCCCCTCGGACTGGAAGGTAATTCCTCTCGAAAATCTCATCTCCAGATTCCAAAATTCCGCGACCTCGGTCTACATCAGTGTGAAAACGCCGGACGAAGCAAAGCTCGCGTTTGAGACCATGGAAGTTGGCGCTGACGGCGTGGTCATCACCCCTGACCATCCAGCTGACATCGCAGGATTTTCTCGCACTCTTGGCAGCGAGTTCCCTGATGTGAACTTGCAGACCGCAGTCGTGACTAAAATTGAACCGCTCTCCCTTGGCGACCGTGTCTGCATCGACACCTGTTCGCTTCTCGCGCCAGGCGAAGGAATGCTGATAGGCTCGCAGTCCTCCTGTTTGTTCCTTGTCTGTTCAGAAAGTTTTGAGAGCGAGTACGTGAATGCACGACCGTTCCGCGTCAACGCGGGAGCCGTTCACTCCTACCTCCTCTGCCCTGACAAAACGACACGCTACCTCTCTGAGATCGCCGCAGGCTCCTCAGTCCTCGCAAGAAAACCGGACGGAACCCTGCGGTCGGTGAGTGTGGGCCGCGTAAAAATTGAGGTCAGGCCCATGCTCTTAATCGAAGCAGAAGCAGACGGTAAAACCTACTCAGTGGTTTTACAGAACGCCGAGACGATTCGTCTTGGAACGCCGTCCGGCGCTGTATCAGTGTCGGCCCTCATGCTCGGCGACGAAGTCATGGTCAGACTGGAAAGCGGAGGCCGCCACTTCGGTCACGCAATGGCGGAGACCATCTGCGAGAAATGA
- a CDS encoding 2-amino-3,7-dideoxy-D-threo-hept-6-ulosonate synthase — MFGKQVRLERVIDRNSGRVVVVPLDHGISMGPIPGLVDMRDTINKISLGGATAVLMHKGMVPYGHRTSGKDIGLIVHLSAGTGLGCDPNSRVIVTTVEEALTLGADAVSIHINLGADTEPEMIRSAGEISRKCQQWGMPLLAMVYPRGKNIKDPFDVDALKTCARVAAELGADVVKTSYTGDIETFKEVVAGAQIPVVIAGGPKMSSDLEMLQMVRDSLDAGGRGVSIGRNIFQHKDIVGITSAVSDIVLKDVSVEEAAKHLKK, encoded by the coding sequence ATGTTCGGAAAGCAAGTCCGTTTAGAAAGAGTCATAGACCGCAACTCAGGAAGAGTTGTCGTTGTCCCACTGGATCATGGAATCTCCATGGGACCAATCCCCGGTCTCGTTGACATGCGTGACACCATCAATAAAATCTCCCTCGGCGGCGCAACCGCTGTTCTGATGCACAAAGGAATGGTCCCCTACGGCCACCGCACCTCAGGAAAAGACATCGGACTCATCGTCCACCTCTCCGCAGGCACCGGCCTTGGCTGCGACCCAAACTCCAGAGTTATCGTCACAACCGTTGAAGAAGCCCTCACCCTTGGAGCAGACGCAGTCTCCATTCACATCAACCTCGGTGCCGACACCGAACCTGAAATGATTCGCTCTGCCGGAGAAATTTCCCGCAAATGCCAGCAGTGGGGAATGCCGCTGCTTGCAATGGTCTACCCGCGCGGCAAAAACATCAAAGATCCCTTCGACGTTGACGCACTCAAAACCTGTGCCCGCGTTGCCGCTGAACTTGGAGCAGACGTTGTTAAAACCAGCTACACCGGCGACATCGAAACCTTCAAAGAAGTCGTGGCAGGGGCCCAGATTCCTGTCGTCATCGCAGGCGGACCAAAGATGAGCTCTGACCTTGAAATGCTTCAGATGGTTCGCGACTCGCTGGACGCAGGAGGCAGAGGAGTCTCCATTGGAAGAAACATCTTCCAGCACAAAGACATCGTCGGCATCACCTCCGCAGTCTCCGACATCGTCCTCAAAGACGTCTCGGTCGAAGAAGCAGCCAAACATCTCAAGAAGTGA
- a CDS encoding ABC transporter ATP-binding protein: protein MTVQETPVVELRDVYKIYHMPAGDVHALNGVTFSVMKGEFVAIMGPSGSGKSTLMNMIGCLDVPTTGEMYIDGRSVKELTDDELTEHRRDRIGFIFQKFNLIGLLTAYENVEYPMILKYGKRDDTGRPKELLAQVGIDEQKMTHTPFELSGGQQQRVAIARALANDPALLLCDEPTGNLDSKMSEQIMSLLRDLNTKGRTIIMVTHDPITAEYADRRIVIRDGEIVNE from the coding sequence ATGACGGTTCAGGAGACCCCGGTCGTGGAGCTGCGGGATGTCTATAAAATATATCATATGCCTGCGGGCGATGTCCATGCACTGAACGGCGTGACGTTTTCGGTGATGAAAGGGGAGTTTGTGGCGATCATGGGGCCGTCGGGCTCCGGCAAGTCGACGCTGATGAATATGATCGGCTGCCTTGATGTGCCGACAACCGGCGAGATGTACATCGACGGCCGGAGTGTAAAGGAACTGACCGATGATGAGCTGACCGAGCACCGGCGTGACCGGATCGGATTTATTTTTCAGAAGTTCAACCTGATCGGCCTCTTAACGGCGTATGAGAATGTGGAGTATCCAATGATTCTCAAGTACGGCAAGCGCGATGACACGGGGAGACCAAAAGAGCTTTTAGCCCAGGTGGGTATTGATGAACAGAAGATGACCCACACGCCGTTTGAACTCTCCGGCGGTCAACAGCAGCGTGTGGCTATTGCTCGGGCGCTTGCCAACGACCCTGCACTTCTTCTTTGTGATGAGCCGACAGGAAATCTGGATTCGAAGATGAGTGAACAAATTATGTCGCTGTTGCGTGATCTGAACACGAAGGGACGGACGATTATTATGGTGACGCATGATCCGATCACGGCAGAGTATGCGGACCGGAGAATTGTTATCCGTGACGGCGAGATTGTGAACGAGTGA
- a CDS encoding RlmE family RNA methyltransferase, which translates to MGSQWTKDKIYKKSVRDGYRARSAYKLIDINERFNIVRRSDNVVDLGAAPGSWLQVLRTMTEGQLLGVDLNPIVPMENVITVTGDFTAPDIQQKILELMPLVNVVVCDASPHLSGAKAYDQARVMALNEDALRFTEKLLKQGGNFVMKSFQGVDFNELVDLVKERFYSVRVIRATATRRGSTECYIIAKNFIGDADDDRKQISE; encoded by the coding sequence ATGGGGTCGCAGTGGACAAAAGATAAGATATACAAAAAATCTGTGCGTGACGGGTATCGTGCCCGCTCCGCCTACAAACTCATCGACATCAACGAGCGGTTCAACATCGTCAGACGCTCCGACAACGTCGTTGACCTCGGGGCCGCTCCCGGCAGCTGGCTTCAGGTTCTTCGCACCATGACCGAAGGCCAGCTGCTTGGCGTCGACCTCAACCCCATCGTCCCCATGGAAAACGTCATCACCGTCACCGGCGACTTCACTGCCCCTGACATTCAGCAGAAAATTCTCGAACTCATGCCGCTCGTCAACGTCGTCGTCTGCGACGCCTCCCCCCACCTCTCCGGCGCCAAAGCCTACGACCAGGCACGCGTCATGGCACTCAACGAAGACGCCCTTCGGTTCACCGAAAAACTTCTCAAACAGGGCGGCAACTTTGTCATGAAATCCTTTCAGGGCGTTGACTTCAACGAACTCGTTGACCTCGTCAAAGAGCGCTTCTACTCAGTCCGCGTAATCCGGGCTACCGCCACCCGCCGCGGAAGCACCGAGTGCTACATCATTGCAAAGAACTTCATTGGAGATGCCGATGACGACCGAAAACAAATCTCTGAATGA
- the moaA gene encoding GTP 3',8-cyclase MoaA gives MTTENKSLNDEILTDTYGRTISNVRIALTNACNLRCIYCHHEGEEINGCTVDNSRAQMTKEEIAELIGIFTELGVTTLKLTGGEPTLRPDLLDIIRSIPPGVESSMTTNGTLLAKMAKDLKAAGLSRVNVSLDTLHRDRYQKITGRDLLPEVLAGIDTAVEVGLTPVKLNMVILKGINDDEIEDFLSYVRDRKGLILQIIELMDVNGWADHIDHIDEVIRGDAEIVGDLEKSIAEKSTQIITRRMHHRRKYCLDGAEVEVVRPMHNLEFCANCNRLRVTSDGKLKPCLLRSDNEVDVRGLHGDELKAAIAKAVQHRSPYFTQKS, from the coding sequence ATGACGACCGAAAACAAATCTCTGAATGACGAAATCCTCACCGACACCTATGGCAGAACCATCTCCAACGTCAGGATAGCACTCACCAACGCCTGCAACCTCAGATGCATCTACTGCCACCATGAGGGCGAAGAGATCAACGGCTGCACGGTAGACAACAGCCGTGCCCAGATGACCAAAGAGGAGATCGCTGAACTCATCGGCATCTTCACCGAGCTTGGGGTCACCACCCTCAAACTCACCGGCGGCGAACCGACCCTCAGACCCGACCTCCTTGACATCATCAGATCCATCCCTCCGGGCGTTGAGTCCTCCATGACCACCAACGGCACCCTGCTTGCAAAAATGGCAAAGGATCTCAAAGCCGCCGGACTCTCAAGGGTCAATGTCAGCCTTGACACCCTGCACCGCGACCGGTATCAGAAGATCACCGGCCGCGACCTGCTGCCCGAAGTCCTCGCAGGAATTGATACAGCAGTTGAAGTCGGTCTCACTCCGGTAAAACTCAACATGGTCATTCTGAAAGGCATCAATGACGATGAAATCGAGGACTTTCTCTCCTATGTCAGAGACCGGAAAGGACTCATCCTCCAGATAATTGAGCTCATGGATGTCAACGGCTGGGCTGACCACATCGATCACATCGACGAGGTCATCAGAGGTGACGCAGAAATTGTCGGTGACTTGGAAAAAAGCATCGCTGAAAAATCCACCCAGATTATCACGCGGAGAATGCATCACCGCAGAAAATACTGCCTTGACGGTGCCGAGGTTGAAGTGGTGCGTCCGATGCACAATCTTGAGTTTTGTGCGAACTGCAACCGGCTTCGCGTGACCTCGGACGGCAAACTCAAACCCTGCCTGCTCCGTTCCGACAATGAAGTGGACGTCCGCGGTCTGCACGGCGATGAGCTGAAGGCAGCTATTGCCAAAGCAGTGCAGCACCGCTCACCCTATTTCACCCAAAAATCATAA
- a CDS encoding cache domain-containing protein: MKYLICLILGICMVMSVCTAGCVFLPQDQPDLSGNYDEQIEFAHKLVLSIDNQITDLGDSLFAAAEYQSDFAADSPEVIASLSDLYVDNPGSSSIYRINADNVVVAAVPESAAPRIGYHIPALDFDPHNLSSPAYMGLYHRENTGETRVSILVPIYTGNGTYDGLLCLILDPKTKTFVSPSRPELPREGFTVMILDENGNVLYSDETKHIGQNAIQLANVSGQDETVAVLERMISTTNGTASYSTYSFGSMKYVTLAVAWDTLETRIGPLTFVVGKKTSEQQLVPRPSSSTDKTLEEFARAAYLYAVKNGKDAAVAAFNDPESLFVTQEYTITAVDINGTILANAMLPGDVGVNLITDTDANGVPTVKTLVQRAKQGGGYAMYLYPDHMQNEEIKVKLSYVMPVDDTWFIVAGNYTDNKAKYVDPLLRNTMIEYTRQVAQYAAINGKDAAITALNTPHGQFYREDIRLVATDSNGTVFARPFNPELIGTNLQNVTDIYGVSLGRDLTVMANSGGGMIYQYYPNRYTNENEMTLIYVLPVDNTWFLSSGITMTACP, encoded by the coding sequence ATGAAATATCTCATATGTCTGATACTTGGCATCTGCATGGTGATGTCAGTCTGCACGGCAGGCTGCGTCTTTCTGCCGCAGGATCAGCCTGACCTGTCTGGCAACTATGATGAACAGATAGAATTTGCGCACAAACTTGTTCTCAGCATCGACAATCAGATCACTGATCTTGGCGACTCACTCTTTGCCGCAGCAGAGTACCAGTCTGATTTTGCTGCCGACAGCCCTGAGGTCATCGCAAGTCTGAGTGATTTGTACGTGGACAACCCCGGTTCTTCATCCATTTACCGGATAAATGCCGACAATGTCGTGGTTGCCGCAGTTCCCGAGTCTGCGGCGCCCCGGATAGGGTACCATATACCTGCACTGGACTTTGATCCGCACAACCTCTCCAGTCCGGCATACATGGGTCTTTACCACAGAGAGAACACTGGCGAAACCCGGGTGTCCATTCTGGTTCCGATATACACCGGAAACGGAACCTATGATGGTCTCCTCTGCCTTATCCTTGATCCGAAAACCAAGACATTCGTCAGCCCATCACGGCCGGAACTACCGCGTGAAGGATTCACCGTCATGATTCTGGATGAGAATGGAAATGTTCTGTACTCTGACGAAACCAAACACATCGGACAAAATGCCATTCAACTGGCAAATGTGTCAGGTCAGGATGAAACGGTAGCTGTCCTCGAGAGAATGATCTCAACCACTAACGGTACTGCATCCTACTCCACTTACAGCTTCGGCAGTATGAAATATGTCACCCTTGCAGTGGCATGGGACACGCTTGAAACGAGAATCGGTCCCCTCACCTTTGTGGTCGGCAAAAAAACTTCTGAACAGCAACTCGTTCCGCGCCCTTCCTCGAGCACCGACAAAACCCTCGAAGAGTTTGCCCGGGCCGCGTACCTGTATGCAGTCAAAAACGGCAAAGACGCGGCAGTCGCCGCCTTCAATGATCCTGAAAGCCTGTTTGTCACGCAGGAGTACACCATCACTGCGGTCGATATCAACGGAACCATTCTTGCAAACGCGATGCTTCCCGGTGACGTCGGCGTGAACTTGATCACAGACACCGACGCAAACGGTGTTCCAACCGTTAAGACACTGGTCCAGCGGGCAAAACAGGGTGGAGGTTACGCCATGTATCTGTATCCTGACCATATGCAGAATGAGGAGATAAAAGTAAAACTCTCGTATGTCATGCCGGTTGACGACACCTGGTTCATTGTTGCCGGCAACTATACGGATAATAAAGCAAAGTATGTGGATCCGCTGCTTCGCAATACCATGATCGAGTACACCCGTCAGGTTGCCCAGTATGCCGCGATCAACGGTAAAGATGCGGCAATTACGGCGCTGAATACACCACACGGTCAGTTTTACCGCGAGGACATTCGGCTCGTTGCGACTGACTCAAACGGTACCGTTTTTGCCCGTCCTTTCAATCCTGAACTTATCGGTACCAACCTTCAGAACGTTACCGATATCTACGGCGTATCGCTTGGCCGCGACCTGACGGTGATGGCAAACTCCGGTGGTGGTATGATATATCAGTATTATCCCAACAGGTACACCAATGAAAATGAGATGACGCTCATCTATGTCCTACCGGTTGACAACACTTGGTTCCTTTCCTCAGGCATTACCATGACTGCATGTCCCTGA
- a CDS encoding cache domain-containing protein, which translates to MKYLVCLALGIFVVMSVCIAGCILPLPSDQSDESGDYIEQIKLVHIFTQSVGNSTSELGNSLFAAAEYQSDFAPDSPEVSASLSDLYVHNPSSLSVYRITADNVVAAAAPKTAMFPVGYQIPSLEFDPQNFSTLAYQDICQRDTGEFQMSVIVPVYTRNGAYDGFLWYYLDPMSKILVIPARSELPRDEVLAMILDENGVVLYSDDSKNIGQNAISAARAFGQYETAAALEKMISTKNGTTVYSTYSYGSMRYITLAAAWDTLETKTGPLTVVVGTQTAQQQLVPSPTSNTDKTLEEFVQSAYLYAVKNGKDATLAAINDPNGQFVTQEYAITAIDFNGTILASAMMPGDLGVNLIANKDANGVPTIRTLVQRAKQGGGYGMYLCPSHMQNQEIEVKLSYVVPIDDTWFVSAGSYMDEKAKYVDPELNNAMIEYTRHVAQYAAVNGKDATIAALNTPNGQFFDDNIKLVAVDSTGIVLARPYDPELIGNNIASATDIYGGSFGRDLMVMANSGGGMVYEYYPNRDLGENQITLMYVLPIDDTWFLVSGIAINAES; encoded by the coding sequence ATGAAATATCTGGTATGTCTGGCACTTGGCATCTTTGTGGTAATGTCAGTCTGCATAGCAGGTTGCATTCTTCCTTTGCCGTCAGATCAGTCTGACGAATCCGGCGATTATATTGAGCAGATAAAGCTCGTGCACATATTTACTCAAAGCGTCGGCAATAGTACATCCGAGCTTGGGAACTCCCTTTTTGCTGCAGCAGAGTATCAGTCTGACTTTGCCCCTGACAGTCCTGAAGTCTCCGCCAGCCTCAGTGACTTGTATGTACATAATCCCAGTTCCCTGTCCGTGTACCGGATCACTGCTGACAACGTCGTGGCTGCCGCTGCTCCCAAAACTGCAATGTTCCCGGTAGGCTATCAGATACCCTCACTGGAATTTGATCCGCAAAATTTCTCAACTCTGGCATACCAGGATATTTGCCAGAGAGACACTGGTGAATTCCAGATGTCAGTCATTGTTCCAGTCTACACCAGAAATGGGGCCTACGATGGTTTCCTCTGGTATTACCTTGACCCTATGTCTAAAATACTCGTCATTCCGGCACGTTCAGAGTTGCCGCGTGACGAAGTTCTTGCCATGATTCTGGATGAGAATGGTGTCGTTCTCTACTCTGATGATTCCAAAAACATTGGACAGAATGCAATTTCGGCTGCACGTGCATTCGGTCAGTATGAAACGGCTGCCGCACTTGAGAAAATGATCTCCACCAAAAACGGTACTACAGTCTACTCCACCTACAGCTATGGCAGTATGAGGTACATCACCCTTGCCGCGGCATGGGATACACTTGAAACAAAAACCGGCCCCCTTACCGTTGTGGTCGGTACACAAACTGCTCAACAGCAGCTTGTTCCAAGTCCCACATCAAACACCGACAAAACACTCGAAGAATTTGTCCAGTCCGCATATTTGTATGCGGTCAAAAACGGTAAAGACGCGACACTCGCTGCCATCAATGATCCGAACGGCCAGTTTGTCACTCAGGAGTACGCCATCACCGCAATTGATTTCAACGGCACCATCCTTGCAAGCGCGATGATGCCTGGCGATCTCGGCGTGAACCTGATCGCTAATAAGGATGCAAACGGCGTTCCAACCATTCGGACTCTGGTTCAGCGTGCCAAGCAGGGAGGAGGTTATGGAATGTATCTCTGCCCCAGCCATATGCAAAATCAGGAGATTGAGGTAAAACTTTCCTATGTCGTGCCGATTGACGACACCTGGTTCGTTTCCGCCGGCAGCTATATGGACGAAAAAGCAAAGTACGTGGACCCTGAACTTAATAATGCCATGATTGAGTATACCCGCCATGTTGCCCAGTATGCTGCTGTTAACGGCAAAGATGCGACGATTGCGGCATTGAATACCCCGAACGGCCAATTTTTCGATGATAACATCAAGCTCGTTGCGGTTGACTCTACAGGCATCGTGCTTGCCCGTCCCTACGACCCTGAGCTTATCGGCAACAATATTGCGAGCGCTACCGATATCTACGGCGGATCCTTTGGTCGTGATCTGATGGTGATGGCAAACTCGGGCGGTGGTATGGTGTACGAGTATTATCCAAACCGCGACCTCGGTGAAAATCAGATAACGCTCATGTATGTCCTGCCGATCGATGACACCTGGTTCCTTGTATCAGGCATCGCCATAAACGCTGAGTCCTGA
- a CDS encoding glutamine synthetase family protein produces MNDSEILMNPSDLVQFLKKDPAEFTKEDIIRFCEEMAVEMVNFRYVAGDGKLKTLNFVISSKEYLDTILSDGERVDGSNIFPFIEAGSSDLYVVPRYATAFMDPFEEMPTLNILCSYYDNQGRPLASSPEYILRCARDAFKKNTGMDFKCFGELEYYVICPEDSLYPGLDQKGYHASGPFCKFEEMRTEAMQMVARAGGKIKYGHSEVGCFTKDGYYYEQHEIEFLPTDPILAVEMIAVAKWALRMLGYKYGVEVSYAPKITVGKAGSGLHFHMLAEKNGKNMMIKDGVLSDIAKQMIAGILDVGDAVTAFGNPIPTSYLRLVPHQEAPTYICWGDRNRSVVVRVPLGWTGSTDMAADANYGIHRKANKTSKQTFEYRVADGSADIYETVACLILGAMHGFAMPDALDQAQKLYASGNIFNKEYAAFLKTLRQLPASCSESADVLLAKRALFEKDGIFPAGVIDSQAKKLKAFNDKGLSDKLLGNTEAFAELVAKYIHVA; encoded by the coding sequence ATGAACGACTCAGAAATACTGATGAATCCCAGCGATCTGGTACAGTTCCTAAAGAAAGATCCTGCTGAATTTACCAAAGAAGATATCATCCGTTTCTGTGAGGAAATGGCCGTTGAGATGGTGAATTTCCGGTATGTTGCAGGCGACGGCAAACTGAAGACCCTGAACTTTGTCATCTCATCCAAAGAATATCTGGATACGATTCTTTCGGATGGAGAGCGTGTTGACGGCAGCAATATTTTTCCGTTTATCGAAGCGGGAAGCTCTGACCTCTACGTTGTTCCGCGGTATGCCACTGCATTCATGGACCCGTTTGAAGAGATGCCGACCTTAAACATCCTCTGTTCCTATTACGATAACCAAGGCAGACCGCTTGCCTCGTCGCCGGAGTACATCCTCCGCTGTGCCCGCGATGCTTTCAAGAAAAATACCGGCATGGACTTCAAGTGTTTCGGCGAGCTTGAGTACTATGTTATCTGTCCCGAGGACTCCCTCTACCCAGGCCTTGATCAGAAAGGCTACCATGCGTCCGGCCCGTTTTGCAAATTTGAAGAGATGCGGACCGAAGCTATGCAGATGGTTGCCCGTGCCGGCGGCAAAATCAAGTACGGTCACTCGGAAGTGGGCTGCTTCACGAAAGACGGCTACTACTATGAGCAGCATGAGATTGAGTTCCTGCCAACCGATCCAATCCTCGCGGTTGAGATGATTGCTGTTGCCAAATGGGCGCTTCGCATGCTTGGCTACAAATATGGTGTTGAGGTCTCGTATGCGCCGAAGATCACCGTCGGCAAAGCTGGTTCCGGCCTGCACTTCCACATGCTTGCCGAAAAGAACGGCAAAAATATGATGATAAAGGACGGCGTGCTGTCAGATATTGCAAAGCAGATGATCGCAGGCATTCTTGATGTCGGCGACGCGGTCACAGCGTTTGGCAATCCGATCCCGACTTCGTACCTGAGACTTGTTCCGCATCAGGAAGCACCGACCTACATCTGCTGGGGTGACCGGAACCGGTCTGTGGTGGTTCGCGTGCCGCTCGGCTGGACCGGTTCGACCGATATGGCAGCTGATGCAAATTACGGCATCCACCGCAAGGCGAACAAGACCTCCAAGCAGACGTTTGAGTACCGTGTTGCCGACGGCTCGGCAGATATCTATGAGACGGTCGCCTGTCTGATTCTTGGTGCGATGCATGGTTTTGCGATGCCTGACGCGCTTGATCAGGCACAGAAACTGTATGCAAGCGGCAATATCTTCAACAAAGAGTATGCGGCTTTCTTAAAGACTTTAAGGCAGCTTCCTGCATCCTGCTCTGAGTCTGCGGACGTGCTTCTGGCAAAACGTGCACTGTTTGAGAAGGACGGCATTTTCCCGGCTGGCGTGATTGATTCCCAGGCAAAGAAGCTGAAGGCATTCAATGACAAGGGACTTTCTGACAAGCTGCTTGGCAACACCGAGGCGTTTGCCGAGCTTGTTGCAAAGTACATCCACGTTGCCTGA